In Solimonas sp. K1W22B-7, the DNA window CGAAACGCAGCATTGCATTCAACTGCCACTGCTCGTTGAGCTTGACGGTGTCGAACAGGTAGGTCGCGCTGGTCGTGGTCTGGCCATCGGAACCCGCGCCATTGCGCACCAGCGCCGGCACGGCAAGGTTGCGGTCCGGGTTGTAGAGGTTCACTGCCGGGACACTGGTCCCCGCCGGCAACGCGTAGGTCGGCGTCACCTGCTTCTCGTACAGGAACTCGAGACCGCCGCCCATGGTGTGCTTGAGCGGCCCGGTGTCGAAGTTGGTGCTGAAGCTGGTCTGGTTGGTGAGGATATCGTTGGTGCGGAAGCTGAAATGGCGCGTACGGGCCACGGTGAAATCATCCGGATCGCGCGCGGTCAGCGGCGGATTCGGTGCCGTGGGGGCTGCAGTCGCGGTGCCTGCCGTGCCCGGGGTTCCATTGGTGACCGTCGGCGCGCCCGGGGCGGTGAGTACACGGTCCTGCTCGCTGCGGCCGTAGCGCGACAGGTTGCGGATCGTCGTCGTCGGCGACAGGTCGTGTTCGAACTTCACCGTCATCATGTTGGCTTCGATGTCCTCGAAGTCATCCTTCGAGCCCCAGAACTTGCTGGAATCCACCGGCCGGGGAGTGATGCCGGCGGCGGCCAGGGTCTGTTCGAACGGACGGTCCGGCGAATTGTTGAGGGTATAGCCGTCCAGACCGAAGGTCGGCACCAGGCCATCCGGGGTGTTGTTCTGGCGGATGTGCTGCGAGAAGAGGTACGCGCGCGTCGAGGTGCCCAGGCCGAAGGCGATGGACGGCGCCACGCCCCAGCTCTGGCGCTCGATGAAGTCGCGGCCGGCAACGCCGCCGTCCTGCCCCATGAGGTTCAGGCGTACCGCCGTGTTGTCGCCGATCTGCTCGTTGAGGTCGGCGGTAATGCGGCGCTTGTCGGCGGTGCCGTAGGACAGGGTGCCGGCAATGAAGTCGTCGGCCACCGGAACCTTGCTGGCCAGATTGATGTAGCCAGAGGCTGCACCACGACCGTTGTCGGCGCCGGCAGGGCCCTTGACGATTTCGATCTGCTCGACGTTGAACACATCGCGCACTGCAGTGCCGAGATCGCGGATGTTGTCGAGGAAGATGCTGCCCTGGGTGTCGAAGCCGCGCATGAACACGGTATCGCCGCTCTGGGTGTTGCCGTTCTCGCCGGCGGTGAAGGTGATGCCCGGGACATTGCGCAGCGCCTCGGTCAGCGAGGTGGCCGCCTGCTGCTGCAGCACTTCCTTCTTGATGACCTGAATCGTCTGCGGCGTGTTCAGCAGGGGTTCGGTGAACTTGGGCGAGCTGACGCGCTCGGCCTTCGGCGTGTCCTGCTGGCCGACGACCTTGACCGCGGGCAGTTGCACGGCGCGTTCCGCCGGCTTGGCCGCTTCCGCTGCGGGAGCAGCCGGCGCGGTTTCGGCCACCGGCGCGGCGGCCGGGGCGTCCTGGGCCAGGGCAACGGAAGGAACGGCAAACATCGCGGTCAGCGCGGCGGCGACCGGGGTCAAGCGGAACTTCATCTGAAAAACTCCCAAATAGAACTTCTAGATGTGCCGGCGGCCCCTGTGCCTCCCGGTGGCTATCGCCATCCGCCGCCCCTTCTGCGCAGGTGGGTGAATCCCGACTCTGCGATCAGGTGCATTCTACATGAGAATCATTGTTATTCAAACTCTCAATCAGGCGGAACACCTGATCGGTGGCCGCAGCCTGCTATTTCGCCCGCCTGACGGGCATCGGCGGCAGCAGGGTCTGGGGGTCGACGCGGCTGCGGAACCAGCCGATGCCCCAGTGCAGATGCGGCCCGGTGGCGCGGCCGGTCTTGCCGGACAGGGCCACGACCTCGCCCTGCCTCACCGCGTCGCCGACCCGGACCTTCAGCGCCGACAGGTGCACCATGATCGAAGAGACGCCATGGCCATGATCGATCATCAGCGTGCCGCCGGTGAAATACAGGTCCGGCTCGGCCAGGCTGACCACGCCATCGGCCGGAGCATGGATCGGCGTACCCACCGGCACGGCGACGTCGATCCCGTAGTGCGGCTGCTTGGGAATGCCGTTGAGGATGCGCTGGTTGCCGAAGGTCCCGGAGATGCGGCCGGTGGCGGCCCAGGCAAAGCGCTGGCGCCAGCCGTCCAGGTCGCTGTCCAGATCGCGCGCGGCATTGAGCAGGGCCTGCTCGCGCTCGATGCGCGCCATCACCTCCGGCGGCGGCTCCACCTTGTCCGGCGGCAGTCCGTCGATGCGCTGGATCTTCCAGGGGCGCGGGGCGACGGCGTAGCGGCGGCTGAGCGGCCGGGCATCACCCTGCCCCTGCCAGCGCAGTTCCACCTTGGCCGGTTCGTCGCGGTCCAGGCCGAAAACGAAAGCGCCCTGCGGGGAGACCCGCAGGGCGCTTTCGCCGAACCAGACGCGGGTGCCGGGTTCAGCCTGGCCGTGGACCAGGCTGCCCTGCTGCCAGGAGCCCTGAAGTTCGAAGGCGCCAGCGGGCATCGCAACCAGCAACAGCAAGGCAGTCCGCAAATGAACACAGATGAACGCAAATGAAGGGAAGCTTCTATTCGCGTTCATTTGCGTTGATTTGCGGACTGAAGCCGCTTCAGGCTTTCAACCGCGCAATCGCATCCGCCAGCGGCAGCGTCTCCTGCCGCTCCTCGCCGCGGAAGCGCAGGGTCACGGTGCGCTCCTCGGCTTCCTTGCGGCCGACGACGACGATCACCGGGATCTTCTGCGTGGCGTGCTCGCGGATCTTGTAGTTGATCTTCTCGTTGCGCAGGTCGGTCTGCGCGCGCAGACCGGCGTCCTTGAGGGCCTCGCAGACTTCGGTGGCGTACGCATCGGCGTCGGAGACGATCGGCGCGACCACGGCCTGCACCGGCGCCAGCCACAGCGGCAGCGCGCCGGCGTGGTGCTCGATCAGGATGCCGATGAAGCGCTCCATCGAGCCGACGATGGCACGGTGCAGCATGATCGGACGGCGACGCTGCGAGCTTTCGTCGATGTAGCTGGCGTCGAGACGCTCCGGCATCATCGGGTCGTACTGGATGGTGCCGACCTGCCAGGAACGGCCGATCGAATCCTTCAGGTGATACTCGATCTTGGGGCCGTAGAAGGCGCCTTCGCCCGGCAACTCCTGCCACTCCACACCGGCCGCGCGCAGCGCAGCGCGCAGGGCGTTCTCCGCGCGGTCCCAGGCCTCGTCGGTGCCCAGGCGCTTGTCGGGGCGCAGTGCCAGCTTTACGGCCAGGTCGGTAAAGCCGAAGTCGGCATACACCTGCATCGCCTGCCGGTGGAAGGCGGTGACCTCACCCTCCACCTGCTCCTCGGTGCAGAAGATGTGGCCGTCGTCCTGGGTGAAGGCGCGCACGCGCATGATGCCGTGCAGCGCGCCCGAGGGCTCGTTGCGATGGCAGCCGCCGAACTCGGCGTAGCGGATCGGCAGGTCGCGGTAGCTGTGCAGGCCGGCGTTGTAGATCTGCACGTGGCCCGGACAGTTCATCGGCTTGATCGCGTAGCTGCGCTTCTCGCTCTCGGTGAAGAACATGTTGTCCTGGTAGTTGTCCCAGTGACCGGACTTCTTCCACAGGCTCACGTCCATGATCTGCGGGCCGCGCACTTCCTGGTAGCCGCTCTTGCGGAACACGCCACGCACGTACTGCTCCACGGCCTGCCAGATGGCCCAGCCCTTGGGGTGCCAGAACACCATGCCCGGCGCTTCTTCCTGCTGGTGGAACAGGTCGAGCTGGCGCGCCAGCTTGCGGTGGTCGCGCTTCTCGGCTTCCTCGACCTGCTTGAGGTAGGCCTTGAGCTCATCCTCGGTAGCGAAAGCCACGCCGTAGATGCGCTGCAGCTGCGCGTTGTTGGCGTCGCCGCGCCAGTAGACGCCGCCGACGCGGATCAGCTTGAAGGCATTGCCGAGCTTGCCGGTGGATGGCAGGTGCGGGCCCAGGCACATGTCCAGCCACTTGTCGCCCTGGCGGTAGATGGTCAGCTCTTCGTCGGCGGCGATGCCCTCGCGGATCCACTCGGCCTTGAAGGTCTCGCCGGCGGCCTCGAAGTGCTTCACCGCCGCGTCGTGCTCCCAGACCTCGCGGGTGATCGGCAGGTCGCGCTTGACGATCTCGCGCATCTTCGCCTCGATCTGCTCGAGGTCGGTTTCGCTGAAGGTCTCGGCGCGGGCGAAGTCGTAGTAGAAGCCGACCTCGGTCGCCGGGCCAAAGGTGATCTGGGTGCCGGGGAACAGCTCCTGCACCGCCTGCGCCAGCACATGCGCCGCGTCATGTCGGATGACCTCGAGGGCCTCCGGCTTGTCGCGGGTGATGATGCTGATGCTGGCGTCGCGGTCGATGGGACGGGTCAGGTCCCACAGTTCGCCGTTGACGGTGACCAGCGCAGCCTTCTTGGCCAGGCCCGGAGAGATGCCCTGCGCGATCGCCAGACCGCTGATGGGTGCATCGAACGACTTTTTATTGCCGTCCGGAAAGGTGATTTCGATTGCCATGATGTTCCTGCCGAAAATGATTTAGGACTTGCCCTGAACGTACGCGACGGCGGCCTTGAGCCGCGCGAGCGTTCGGTCGCGTCCCAGCAGGAACAGGGTCTGGTCGATCGGCGGCGAGATCGCCATGCCGACCACCGCCACGCGGATCGGCTGGGCGACCTTGCCCAGGCTCAAGGCCCGGCCTTCGGCGAACCCATTGACCGCGGCATGCAGCGCCGGCGCGCTCCACTCCGGCAGCGCTTCCAGCGCGGCGGCGAGTTCAGTCAGCAGCGCGGCGCCTTCGGCGGTGAGGTGCTTGGCGGCGTCCTTCTCGTTGTAGCCATCCAGATCGGCGTAGAAGAACTTCGACTTCTCCGCCATCTCCACCAGGGTGCGGCAGCGCTCGCGCTGCTGCTCGATCACCGGCTCCAGCGCCGGGCCGTTGGCGGGATCCACGCCGATGCGGCGCAGGTGCCAGTCGAACTCCGGCGCGACGATGGCGGGGTCGGTGATCTTCAGGTACTGGTGGTTGACCCAGTAGGCCTTCTCCATGTCGAAGCGCGCCGGCGAGGCGGAGACGTGGTCGAAGTCGAACTTCTCGATCATCTCCTGGCGGGTGAACATCTCCTGGTCGCCATGGCTCCAGCCCAGGCGGACCAGGTAATTCAGCAGCGCTTCGGGCATGAAGCCCATGCCGCGGTACTCGGTGACCGACAGCGCGCCGTGACGCTTGGACAGCTTGGCGCCGTCGGCACCCAGGATCATCGACACATGCGCGTAGGCCGGCAGCGTGGCGCCCAGGGCCTTGAGGATGTTGATCTGGCGCGGGGCGTTGTTGACGTGGTCGTCGCCGCGGATGACATGGGTGATGCCCATGTCCCAGTCGTCCACCACCACGCAGAAGTTGTAGGTGGGCACGCCATCGGCGCGGGCAATGATGAGATCGTCGAGCTCCTTGTTGTCGAACACGATCTCGCCCTTGATCAGGTCCTTGAGCACGACCTGGCCGTCCGGCGGATTGCGGAAGCGCACCACCGGCTGCACGCCTTCCGGCGGGGTCGGCAGGGTCTTGTCCCGCTCGGGGCGCCAGCGGCCGTCGTAACGCGGCTTTTCCTTGCGCGCCATCTGCTCGGCACGCATCTGGTCCAGCTCTTCCTTGCTGGCATAGCAGCGGTAGGCCGTGCCGACATCCAGCATCTGCTGCACCACTTCCTTGTAGCGGTCGAAGCGCTGGGTCTGGTAGATCTCGGCGAAGTCCGACTTCAGGCCGAGCCAGGCCATGCCCTCGAAGATCGCGTCCACCGCCTCCTGGGTCGAACGCTCGCGGTCGGTGTCCTCGATGCGCAGCAGGAACTTGCCGCCGAAACGCTTGGCGTAGAGGTAGGAGAACAGCGCGGTACGGGCACCGCCGATATGGAGGTAGCCGGTAGGGCTGGGAGCAAAGCGGGTTACGACGCTCATAGGCGTTTTATGGTGATTCTTCGGGCGAAATCAGGATTTTAGCAGGAAGAACCAGGCCTGAACGATTACAATACCGGGATGATCCGCCTGTTCGTAGAGCAACTGACCGTCCTGGACTGCGCCTTCCTCGACCCGATCCGGGGCCTGGTGGGCGAAAGCTGGATCGTGGACGTGGAACTGGCCGGCGACCTGGACCAGCAGTCCATGGTCCTGGACTTCGGCGAGGTCAAGAAACGCCTCAAGAAAGTCGTCGACGGCATCGGCGACCACAAGCTGCTGGTGCCGCACCGCCACGCCGGCCTGCGCCTGCAGCACAACGGCCACGGCAGCGAGCTGCACTTCAGCGGCCCGGCCGACGGCCCGATCGAACACCACTCTCCTGCCGACGCCATCTGCGTGATCGACGCTCCGGCCATCACCACCGAGGCCCTGACCGCCCACCTGCAGCCCCTGGTGGCGCAACAGGTGCCGTCGAACGTCGCCGAGGTCCGCCTGACCCTGCGCACCGAGGTCGTGGACGGCCCGTATTACCACTACGCCCATGGCCTGAAGAAGCACACCGGCCATTGCCAGCGCATCGCCCACGGCCACCGCTCGCGCATCGAGATCCGCCTGGACGGCCAGCGCGATGCCGCGATGGAACAGGCCTGGGCGGGACGCTGGAAGGACATCTACCTGGGCACCCAGGAAGACATCGTGCTGGACGGCGCCGAGCGCGTGCGCTTCGAATACACCTCGGTGGACGGCGATTTCGCCCTGGAACTGCCGGCCCAGCGCTGCGAACTGCTGGACGGCGACACCACGGTGGAGCGGCTGGCGGCCTACATCGCCCGCACCATCCATGCTGAAAACCCCGGCCGCCAGGTCGAGGTCCGGGCCTACGAGGGCGTCCTCAAGGGCGCCGTGGCCCGAGCCGGGTAATGCCGCCGCCCGTCGGCCCAGGCTGGCAAATTGCAGGACCGCCCCCATTCATTCCGGATTAATGCCCGCCGCGCGATAGTGGCGGCAAGCCACCGGAAACTGCCATGCGCCTGCCCCTAGCTGCCCTTGCCCTGTCGAGCCTGATGCTCAGCGGCTGCATCGTCACGGACCCCTATCCGCGGGGCGACGTCGGCCGGGTCTACGGCTACGACCCCTATCCTTCCGCCAGCTACGATCCCTACCCGTACTACTACGGCCCGGACACCTACTACTACTCCTACAGCCCCGGCCCGGACTATTACTACCGCCCCGGCTACGGCTACTACCGCCCGCGCCCGGACCACGGCCATGGCCACGGCCGCAACGACCACGATCACGGCCACGACAACCCGCGTCCGCGGCCCGACCGCCCGCGCGACGGCTTCTGGGGCGGCGTAGCCGACAACGTCAACGACCGGCCGCGCCCTTCGCAGCCGCCGGCCAACCGGCCGCGCGACGGCGTCTGGGGAGGGGTGGCCCGCGACGACGACCGCCGGCCGCAGGCGCCGGCACAGCCCCCTGCCAACCGGCCCCAGGACCGGGATCGCGGCGGCTTCTGGGGTGCGGCCGGCAACACCGGCGGGCGCCCCCAGGCCACCCCGCCGCAGGCCAGCCGCCCGCCGCAGCGCCAGGAGCGCCAGGACCCGCGCCGCGGCCGCGAGTGGCCGGTGGCGGGCCAGGACGACCGCCAGGAACGGCCCCTGCCGCAGCCCGAGCGCGGCAACGGCGGCGACGGCCGCCGCCGCGGCTGGGGCAACCTGATCGACTAGGGCCTGTTAGAGCCTATAATGCCGCCCGTTTTTTTGATTGAACCGGAACCCACATGGCTTTCTCAGACATCCGCTTCTTCCCCCGCGTCACGATCGAACAGGTCGAGGAAGGCAACGAGCTCGCGCCCAAGTTCGACGAGCACGGCCTGATCCCCTGCGTCACCACCGCCTCGCACAACGGCGAGGTGCTGATGCTGGGCTACATGAACGCCGAGGCGCTGCGGAAGACCATCCTGACCGGCGAAGCGCACTACTACTCGCGCTCGCGCCAGGTGATCTGGCACAAGGGCGCCACCAGCGGCCTGACCCAGAAGGTCGTCGCCCTGCGCATCGACGACGACCAGGACGCGGTCTGGCTCAGCGTCAACGTCATCGGCGACGCCAGCTGCCACGTCGGCTACCGCTCCTGCTTCTACCGCTCGGTGCCCACCGGCGAGGGCCCGGACGTGCGCGTGCTGAACTACGAAGAGAAGGAAAAGACCTTCGACCCGGTCGCGGTCTACGGCGACGCGCCGAACCCGACCAAGCTGTAAGCCTGGGTCTTCAACGAAAATCCCCGCCCGGTGCGGGGATTTTCATTGATGCCAGCCCTTTTCAGTTGCAGGAATACGGGGTGTAGTGGGCGACCGTCGGCGTCACGCCGAACTGGCGCTGCATGTCGGCGAATATCCACTTGCTGTAGTAGTTGCTGGTGGCGGGCGAGTTCTTGCAGTCGCCGTTCACCGCCAGCACGCCGAACTGCTTGAGGACGCCGGAGGGCGCGACGCCGTCCTGGTCGATGAAATTGAACCAGAAGGTCACGTCGAAGGTGGGCGTGTTGATGTTGCGGTTCTGGTAGTTGCGGAAGGCGCAGACCTGGATGATCTCGCCGGTTTCGCAGAGGCCCGGGCCGGCACACTGATCCGAGTTCTTGCCGAACTCGCTCAGATACACCGGCAGCGACAGCGTCTGGCTGGCCAGCCAGTCCTTCACGCCCGAGCCCATCATCATGGTGTGCACCGGGGCCAGGTAGGCGTGGACGGACACGGCGTCCACGTACACCAGGTTGCCACCTGCGCGGGTGCCCAGCGCCTGGTCCAGGGCGTTCTTGACGTTGGCCCGGGTGGCGGGCTCGTTGGCCGCCACGAAGTACTGGTTGGTGGCCATGGCCGGTGCCACCAGGAAGGCCGTGGCGTTGGCGCTGATGCGGATCGCATCCACCGCCGGCTTGAGGAGATAGTCGTGGTATTGCGCCAGGGTACCGCCGAAGATGCCGTTGGCCGCGTTCGGCTCGTTCCAGATCTCGAATGCCGCGATGCGCGGCAGGGTGCTGCCCGGCACGCCGGGGTCCGGCGTGTTGCCGCTGTAGCGCTCCACCACGGCGCTGGCGAAGGCGGCCCAGTCGGCCTGCACGGTGGGGCTGGAGTAGTCCCCCGTCTCCCAGCGCGGTTTCGGCCCGTTGATCACCGCCAGGACCTTGAGGCCGGTGCCGGAGTGGGCTTTCACCAGCGCGTCGGCTTCGGTCCAGGACCAGCCGCCGCTGGTGGGCTTGATGTCGTTCCAGCGCAGGGCCATGCGCGACCAGCCCGTGCCGAGCGCGGCGCGGGCGGTGGTGGGGCCGGTGCCGACGGCCCGGCCGACATTGATGCCGTTGTTGATGCCGCCGCCGGGGGACGTGGTGAGCGGATCGGGACAGGCGCTGGCCGGCAGCGTTGCCGCGTGTGTGGCACCAAAGCCGCAGGCCAGGCAGGCCGCGAGCAAGAGACGCTTCATGACGATTCTCCCCTTTCTTATTTGATTTGCCCGCGACCGTACGCTCGTCGCATTGCCGGGCCGTGAACTTCGTGTGTCAGCGACGGCGGGCGAGGCCGTCCAGCTTCACGGCTCGGCCGGCGCGTTCCACCAATGCCCGGCCTGCCGGCGCCACAGTTCGGGTTGCAATGCCGTCGCGGGCAGCGTCAGCCTCACCGTCCCCTCCACCCCCGTCACCAGTTGGCGCGCGCCGGCGGTTTCGTAGCGCGCCACCACCTGCGGCCGCGGATGGCCAAAGGAGCTGCGCCAGGCCGCCGGATGGATCACCAGGCGCGGCTGCACCGCGTCCACGAACGGCGCGGTCGATGAGCTGTGGCTGCCGTGATGCGGCGACAGCAGCAGGTCCGCACGCAGCCGCGGGCCATGCCGCTCCAGCAAAGCCTGCTCGGCCGGACGCTCGATGTCGCCGGTGAGCAAGGCCACCTGCCCGCCCGACTCGATGCGCAGCACGCAGGAGCGGTTGTTGTCCGAGCCCGGGCTATCCGGCGCCGGATACAGGGTCTCGAAGTCCACGCCGTCCCAGCTCCAGCGCAGGCCCTCGACGCAGGCTGCATGGCCGGGCGTGCCGAACTGCTCGCCGATGGCCAGGCGCCGCTGTACGGCGGCGATGCCGCCGGCGTGATCGTTGTCGCCATGCGACAGCAGCAGGCGGTCGAGCCGGCCGATCCCCTGGGTCAGCAGGTAGGGCACCACCACCGAGTCGCCGGCATCGAAGCCTTCGTCGAAGGCCGGGCCGGCGTCGTAAAGCAGGCTGTGATGGGCGGTGCGCACCACCACTGCCAGGCCTTGCCCCACGTCCAGCGCGGCCAGCTCGAAGCCGGAGGGCGGCGCGCGCTGCGGCGGGAAGGCCAGCGGCAGGAAGCACAGCAGGGCCAGCGGACGCAGCGGCAGTCCGCGCGGCGCGAACAGCAGTACCGCGCCCAGCAGCGCCAGCAGCAGCGCCGGCCAGGCCGGGCTCCAGGCGATCCAGGCCTGCGGCCATTGCGCGGCGGCTTCCAGGCCCAGGCGCAGCCACTGCAGGGCGTCGGCGCTCCAGGTCAGCAGCGGCAGCCCGGCCGCCGGCCACAGCGCTGCCAGCAGCATCGCCACCAGCAGCAGCGGCGTGAGCAGCGCGAAAGCCGGCACCGCCAGCAGGTTCACCAGCGGCGCCGGCCAGGACAGGCCATGGAAGAAGTACAGCGTCAGCGGCATCAGTACTACGGTCAGCATCAGCTGCAGCATCACCAGGGCCCGCAGCCAGTGCGGCCGCGCCAGCCGCCCGCCGCCGACGTAGAAGATCGCCGCCACCGCACCGAAGGACAGCCACAGCCCCGGGCTGG includes these proteins:
- a CDS encoding catecholate siderophore receptor Fiu, encoding MKFRLTPVAAALTAMFAVPSVALAQDAPAAAPVAETAPAAPAAEAAKPAERAVQLPAVKVVGQQDTPKAERVSSPKFTEPLLNTPQTIQVIKKEVLQQQAATSLTEALRNVPGITFTAGENGNTQSGDTVFMRGFDTQGSIFLDNIRDLGTAVRDVFNVEQIEIVKGPAGADNGRGAASGYINLASKVPVADDFIAGTLSYGTADKRRITADLNEQIGDNTAVRLNLMGQDGGVAGRDFIERQSWGVAPSIAFGLGTSTRAYLFSQHIRQNNTPDGLVPTFGLDGYTLNNSPDRPFEQTLAAAGITPRPVDSSKFWGSKDDFEDIEANMMTVKFEHDLSPTTTIRNLSRYGRSEQDRVLTAPGAPTVTNGTPGTAGTATAAPTAPNPPLTARDPDDFTVARTRHFSFRTNDILTNQTSFSTNFDTGPLKHTMGGGLEFLYEKQVTPTYALPAGTSVPAVNLYNPDRNLAVPALVRNGAGSDGQTTTSATYLFDTVKLNEQWQLNAMLRFEHYRTETNSVSIASATNNTVPAVPNGTLIPLRVEDSDNLFSWKVGALFKPVPNGSVYVAFANSLKPPGGDNFSLVADFAANGTPNANVNSPALDPQKATNIEVGAKWDFLDGKLATTAALFRSENENDLARLDGNEVIQYGEKKVEGIELGLVGLITNDWTVSFGLTKQDTEVTEGTFAAGGSTQTGAVISWSPDVTATLWTTYKIVPLKLTVGGGARYISSQTRSSNNDPDAINPVTLQRGQVGLFEIESYTVVDAMASYEATKNVTVQLNAYNLFDEDYVQSLNNSGLRYKPGEPLSYLASVILRF
- a CDS encoding M23 family metallopeptidase, coding for MLLLVAMPAGAFELQGSWQQGSLVHGQAEPGTRVWFGESALRVSPQGAFVFGLDRDEPAKVELRWQGQGDARPLSRRYAVAPRPWKIQRIDGLPPDKVEPPPEVMARIEREQALLNAARDLDSDLDGWRQRFAWAATGRISGTFGNQRILNGIPKQPHYGIDVAVPVGTPIHAPADGVVSLAEPDLYFTGGTLMIDHGHGVSSIMVHLSALKVRVGDAVRQGEVVALSGKTGRATGPHLHWGIGWFRSRVDPQTLLPPMPVRRAK
- the thrS gene encoding threonine--tRNA ligase, whose amino-acid sequence is MAIEITFPDGNKKSFDAPISGLAIAQGISPGLAKKAALVTVNGELWDLTRPIDRDASISIITRDKPEALEVIRHDAAHVLAQAVQELFPGTQITFGPATEVGFYYDFARAETFSETDLEQIEAKMREIVKRDLPITREVWEHDAAVKHFEAAGETFKAEWIREGIAADEELTIYRQGDKWLDMCLGPHLPSTGKLGNAFKLIRVGGVYWRGDANNAQLQRIYGVAFATEDELKAYLKQVEEAEKRDHRKLARQLDLFHQQEEAPGMVFWHPKGWAIWQAVEQYVRGVFRKSGYQEVRGPQIMDVSLWKKSGHWDNYQDNMFFTESEKRSYAIKPMNCPGHVQIYNAGLHSYRDLPIRYAEFGGCHRNEPSGALHGIMRVRAFTQDDGHIFCTEEQVEGEVTAFHRQAMQVYADFGFTDLAVKLALRPDKRLGTDEAWDRAENALRAALRAAGVEWQELPGEGAFYGPKIEYHLKDSIGRSWQVGTIQYDPMMPERLDASYIDESSQRRRPIMLHRAIVGSMERFIGILIEHHAGALPLWLAPVQAVVAPIVSDADAYATEVCEALKDAGLRAQTDLRNEKINYKIREHATQKIPVIVVVGRKEAEERTVTLRFRGEERQETLPLADAIARLKA
- the gltX gene encoding glutamate--tRNA ligase, whose protein sequence is MSVVTRFAPSPTGYLHIGGARTALFSYLYAKRFGGKFLLRIEDTDRERSTQEAVDAIFEGMAWLGLKSDFAEIYQTQRFDRYKEVVQQMLDVGTAYRCYASKEELDQMRAEQMARKEKPRYDGRWRPERDKTLPTPPEGVQPVVRFRNPPDGQVVLKDLIKGEIVFDNKELDDLIIARADGVPTYNFCVVVDDWDMGITHVIRGDDHVNNAPRQINILKALGATLPAYAHVSMILGADGAKLSKRHGALSVTEYRGMGFMPEALLNYLVRLGWSHGDQEMFTRQEMIEKFDFDHVSASPARFDMEKAYWVNHQYLKITDPAIVAPEFDWHLRRIGVDPANGPALEPVIEQQRERCRTLVEMAEKSKFFYADLDGYNEKDAAKHLTAEGAALLTELAAALEALPEWSAPALHAAVNGFAEGRALSLGKVAQPIRVAVVGMAISPPIDQTLFLLGRDRTLARLKAAVAYVQGKS
- a CDS encoding 6-carboxytetrahydropterin synthase; amino-acid sequence: MIRLFVEQLTVLDCAFLDPIRGLVGESWIVDVELAGDLDQQSMVLDFGEVKKRLKKVVDGIGDHKLLVPHRHAGLRLQHNGHGSELHFSGPADGPIEHHSPADAICVIDAPAITTEALTAHLQPLVAQQVPSNVAEVRLTLRTEVVDGPYYHYAHGLKKHTGHCQRIAHGHRSRIEIRLDGQRDAAMEQAWAGRWKDIYLGTQEDIVLDGAERVRFEYTSVDGDFALELPAQRCELLDGDTTVERLAAYIARTIHAENPGRQVEVRAYEGVLKGAVARAG
- the hisI gene encoding phosphoribosyl-AMP cyclohydrolase, giving the protein MAFSDIRFFPRVTIEQVEEGNELAPKFDEHGLIPCVTTASHNGEVLMLGYMNAEALRKTILTGEAHYYSRSRQVIWHKGATSGLTQKVVALRIDDDQDAVWLSVNVIGDASCHVGYRSCFYRSVPTGEGPDVRVLNYEEKEKTFDPVAVYGDAPNPTKL
- a CDS encoding DNA internalization-related competence protein ComEC/Rec2 — encoded protein: MDPGQRPVAADLRVLILWFTLGVLAMHVLRELPPWYGLLPFFLAALPRWRYRRHALFLALGLGLTLFQAQRELAQRWPAERHGEVLILQGQVSSLPEQGRDPRAPQQRVWRFRFDPETAPGLPRHLRVSWYRTQEVVRAGECWRLELKLRTPHGSLNPGGFDYEGWLLREGVGGTATVRGASRCGEGSGLLALRQNLLDAINAWLPHHPAAPMVAALTLGEQSGLHDADWEVFRQTGTSHLVAISGFNIAIVAALGFFLGRWLWTLWPPLLLRLPAQKAGWIVSGLFALAYSAVAGFEAPVARAALMALFVIVAGFANRLGQPSRVLALAWFLILLLDPLAITSPGLWLSFGAVAAIFYVGGGRLARPHWLRALVMLQLMLTVVLMPLTLYFFHGLSWPAPLVNLLAVPAFALLTPLLLVAMLLAALWPAAGLPLLTWSADALQWLRLGLEAAAQWPQAWIAWSPAWPALLLALLGAVLLFAPRGLPLRPLALLCFLPLAFPPQRAPPSGFELAALDVGQGLAVVVRTAHHSLLYDAGPAFDEGFDAGDSVVVPYLLTQGIGRLDRLLLSHGDNDHAGGIAAVQRRLAIGEQFGTPGHAACVEGLRWSWDGVDFETLYPAPDSPGSDNNRSCVLRIESGGQVALLTGDIERPAEQALLERHGPRLRADLLLSPHHGSHSSSTAPFVDAVQPRLVIHPAAWRSSFGHPRPQVVARYETAGARQLVTGVEGTVRLTLPATALQPELWRRQAGHWWNAPAEP